Below is a genomic region from Eremothecium sinecaudum strain ATCC 58844 chromosome V, complete sequence.
TCGAATTCTTCTACAAGCGTTCCAATTTTGGTTTTGAGGATAAGGTTCGTAACATGGACGATAAAACTAAGATCATATGTGATACACTGTCTACCATATTCAGCCTAAAGGACTTCACGGGATTTTACGAGCCATTAAACTCTTACGTCAGAGATATTAGACCTGAAATAATAGATCTATTAAGAAGCATGCCCATTTCAACAGATTTAGGGAAAGAATTTAGGGCTCTTTTGTATAAAGATATTGCAGCTAAGGAAGGACCTTCTTTGGCAATTCGTCAAAAATACCTGGATTTAATAATCGGGATGTTTATAACGCATTCAAGTTATCTTCCCCAAGGTGATCCAATTATCAGCCTATTAAAACAAATGAAACGTGTAATGGAAAGTTCATCAAGTGGTAATAATGATGTCTTATCTTTGGAATTAGAACCTGCAGCTTACCAATTTCCGTTGGCAGATATCAAATCTACTGAAGCTTATAACAAGGCTAAGAGGGGTGTTTGCTACTTGATGCAAGTAGAAGATGTAGACACTAGCATTACAGACCTACTAACAAGTGAAGTTTATCCTGAAGACGATAGGACATTTTTGGTATTACAACGGAAGTACCGTAAAATCAGGAATGACATGCATAAAAACTTTCCTGGAATTAACAACTATGTTGCTTTTAAGAAACATGTTATTCAACTAATATTGGAACTAACACAAGAAGGTTCTATAAATTCCTCTAATAACTACCAATCTCTACTAGCTGATATTTCGAACTCAATCCGCAGAAGAAATGAACCTGAAATTACCGACGAGGAAGATCTATCTTCCCTAAAAAGTGTTTGTGATATCTTACACCAGAAGCGGGAATACTTGTCCCTTTTAGCTACAGCCGTTGATATTGCGACTACAAGAACACTTAAGCGGATACAGAAGGCGAACAGTTATACCAACTACGTTAATAAAGGATCAGGATTTAGCAAGCTCTTCAAAGATGCATGTATGAAGATACCATGTAATAGGTCTTTAAGCTCATCAGATACCAGTCATAGATGGAGCTTCAAACAGCTGCGTGCAAATGGTGTACTCAGCCGAGTGGATTCAGCAGGACATGAATTTGAGGCAAGCATCTCTGGTTCAAGTATAGATAGGCTGCCGGACTGTGGTATTAAGATATCCACGACCAACGGAGAAAACTTCCAGCTGACTATCACCAATTCCAGGAACAGGAAATTTTATTACCAAGAAGTAGTAAAGTTTAACGACTTGCTGAATAAAGAAGCTGAAGACTGCAATGCAGAGCTTAACGTCCATAACTTTATCACACTCAGAGTATCTCGGTTAATAGACCTGTTATGCGGGGTGTATCTCAGACAAACAAAAGTATAGTCGATTGTTAACCAGTTACAGAAAGTACAGAAGTCTATGTAATCGAGACCTCCAGTGCCCGCAATAGCTGGGAAAGAAAGTGCTTACATTCCGATATGGCCTCTTATCCTATCAGACCGCATAATCATCCACATAAGACTGTCctttaatattaataaaaGGAAACATCCAAAAATATTGCCGAACCACAGCGCCTCTTCAGGCGTCCTTGTACAAGAGTCCAATAAATTGCTGTAATACGGCAACCTGCTTAGAACGTGTTGATTTAGGAACTTACCGAGAATTGGCCATATCAATGAATCATTGATCGGGGTTGTAAGGTCTCCGGCATCCCCATTACCCGCCAAAATATCATAATGAGCGTTATTATTAACCCATATGGATCGATAAAAATAAGGTAATGACAACAGAAGAATTGGTGTCAAAGTCCCGTATTTTTGAAGACCTCTTCCACAAACGATCTCAAGCGCAAATAGCAACCTATGTGCATCCCCAATAGGGTCCCTAAGTGTACCGCTTGCTAGGTATAATGGaaatccaaaccaaaataACAGCTTCTCATGAGTAGGAGTAATGAAATCTGAAATTCCGAGAAGAGATCCAAATGCAGCATCAGCACATAAAAGTTGTCGGGTGATGATAGCACCTGCCCTCACGATGCGCATAAGTAAAGCTATTGTAGGATATCCACTCTCAATCCTGGAAAAATAAGAATCGATGAAATCAAGATAAGTCCAAGCATTTTTCACAAAATTCGTTGTCTCTACCGGATCATTTGAGACATCGCAATCCTCAGGCGTCGAGTTCGTAGGGTGATCTTGTTCAGAAAGTAAGTCTTTCTTGCATGGGATTGTGCTTGGCTTATCAAAATAGACATCTATCATTCCCAGGATTTGGATAACCTAGGATTTTGGTTTCGTTTTAAATCGGTATAGTGATTAACTATATTTCTAATTACTTAAGTACAGTATTTACTTCGAGTTCCAGGTATTTAAAGAAATGCAATAAAAACGTCTAGCGCAATTGGTAGTCGAGAGTTGAATTTGTGGCGTACAGTAGGTATTTCGCCATTTTAATCCCTTCGATGTTGCGACAACGTCGTTTACTTCGAACTTCCTGTCGTACATTATATTACATAATCATTTTTGTCTCCAGCTACTACATATGAATATCTTACTAAGGTCATTGGCTACTGTGACAACTGCAATAACATGCTTGTATGTCAATAATATAGGACCTTTGTTACGGGAAGGAATTCCGTGCTTTTAATTCTCATCGAGTTCATCGTAAACCATTTCTTGGAGCTCTTTTAATTCATCCAATCTTTTACGTTCTAAGTAGAAGTTTAACAACTTTCTACAAGCTGTAACAATAATTAATGAACAAACGTTTTGGATACATAGACATTCATCCGGAGTAGCGTAAGGCTCTAACTTTAAGATTGCACGGTCTAAGAAGGGCATGTGACGTAGTACGCGCGAGGACAAATATTTCGCACAATGCAAAACTACAGCGAAATCAACAATACAACTTATCCAAGTAACCTTAATAATTCCTTTGCGTTCATATAAAGACTCTGCGGTTTCCTTGTTTTGTTGGAAGTACGGCCGGATCCTTTTGGATTGCTGGTACGTCCGACACCAAATTAAAGTAGGAAACTTCGAGAGCAAGGTAGATGCCAGGTATTGGAAAGTGATCATTTTCAAAAGTATGGGCGACTTACTGCACTGAACGGCAAGGGTCCATGGATATGCGTATTTTATAGCTGCAAATGCAACCGGTCCACAAATTAGGCCAGCTAAGTATATCGGGAATCCGAAGATAAGGAATGATATTTTGGAGGGGATGTTTTGAATTGCTGGCATGGAAGATGTGTAAACATCCAATGCTGCTGTATTAGGGATTTCTAGTATCAGCTGTAAAACACTTTCAGGGAATACTTGTCTTAAAGTCCAAAGGCCGATCTTCAATAACTGCTTCCAGGGATTACTGTACAATAGCCAAAACACAAAACCGGTCGCCACATACTTAGAAAATATCCTATAAATCTTATAGAACCGCAAGGCGTATGATCCATTATTCCAAGTAAATCGCCGGTTTTTGATGAATTTCTTACATTGGGGGCATGACACCAGCTCTACGGGCAATCCCCTCCAAAGGTCGTTCTCGGACGCTGCATCATGATATGGAATACGAAACATCACTCGAATGACCATTTCAGCAACACCAAATATCACTGCACAAGCTTGGCCTATTGCCGGAACGGTTTCAACAGCTTCTGCTAGATCGATATCCTCCTGGAAGTCGCGATGGTTATCCACTACGTAAcatattcttcttcttaaTTCATTAATAGAATCCACTTTATAATAATCACTAGAGCCATAATCAATCCATATTCTTTCATTTTTAACAAATAGCCATCGTATTAGACATTTACTGTGAACTTGTAAGTCGCAACCACAGTCATGCCTAATCCAGGATGGCAAAGAGAACAAGCATCTTGTTTCTTCTAAGCATATCCAGCATCTATAGTTTCTACGCAAGTGAAGAGTCATGCGTGAACACCTTCTTTTGGTATGCTAAGAGTCGATTATCAACTGTTATCAAGTATTCTAAGATAAAAGGGTTCGTGAAGACCAAAAAATCTTTATAACCTACATAAAATGAAAGGTACAACTTCAACATATCGCCTTAGTACAAAAGATAAGCTTCATAAGAAGCCATATATTTATACATATACATATAcatatacatatatatatatatatatatatatatagttaATAAAAGGGGTAGACTATGGTCACAAAACAATTAGTTTCAAGTGACTAAATCCAGCGACCTAATAGTCCGAAGATACTCTTCTTTTTTGACGATGGCTCATCACTTACACGTAGGTCAGTTTCTGGCTGCGATGGAACATCCAAGTCAGCTTCATCAATGTAGTTAAAGGCCAAGTCGAGGACCGATGGCTTCGCGCAGACGGGTTTAATTTGGGGATTGAGTGGGAACAGGTTATCGAGGTCAATATCCTTGTAGGTAATGGCGAGGTTAGCACTGAGCTTTTCAAGCAGTGAGGGAGTGAACTTTGATGCAGGATGCTGTGTAGCCTTTGAGTATTCTGCAAGTGCATAAACGTTTTGACATTTATCCTGGAGTTGCTGAATGAAGCTCTGCGTTTTCTCTGCGAGATTAAGACCAGGTAATGTAAAGTCCTCGTCATGTAAGGCGTCCTTGGCAGCATTTAGTTTTTTAAGAGAGTTGTTGTACAGAGCAAGAGCTTCCAGATATTTACCACGGGACTCGTAGAGAGGAGCCAGACAGCCGCCAACTAGATGTTCTTTGTAGAAAGCTATGGCGAGCTCCAATTGTGCCATTATTTTGTCGTCGGAATAAACACCTGGCAATTCCATTACCTCTAGAAGATAAGAAGTACAGCTGCCTACTATACGCTCCAATTGCTTGTACTTTGTTATCTGATTGGATTTCCCCGATTGCAACCACTGTTTCCACAATTGTTGAAAGAGAATGTTGTCACGCTGGATAACGGTAAAGTACTTACTGTATTTGAAGTACGTTAGTAAAATTTGGCCGTCTTGTTCCTGCATTTCGttgtcttcttcatccATATACTCTTTCTGGGCAGCGATCACCTGATCCCACTTGAGCAGCTTCTGGTCGTAAGCCGAAAGGCCTGCCATCTCCATATTTTGGACATCGTGGAAAAGCTGTGCAACTTTAGGATTACCGATGTGACAGCTGTAGGACAGCCAGTGAACAGAATCAGGAAGGGCAGTGTCATCCAGCTGAACGTCTCCCGAATGAAGTTCGTATCCATTGGCAAACAGAAGTTGCATTAGAGGGTCATTTTTATTATTGGCGCCTTGCTGCACCGAGAAGTTCCGTACGTCTGCTGCAGAGAAGCTCTGCGAATGCTGTTGCAATGCATATTGGTAACGTGAAACAACATAATCCGCAATTTCACTGGATACAAACCTTTTTGCTTCCAAATGCTTAATTGCTAAGAAAACCACTGCAAGCTCACGGGAAATAGTTTCCGAATCCTTTCTCTTTGCGTGCTTGCCGCTTAATAAGTACTCTACCATTGCAAGTTTGGCATATATTTGAAGCTCTGCACGAATCTCCCAATCATCATCGTCTTCGGTAAGTTCCAATAACTTAGAACAGGTGGAGACAGCCTTTTTTAGTCTGGTAGTTAACAGGCGCTTTTCAGATTTCTTCAACTTACCCCGTTGCCTAGCCCTCAACTTCAACATTTCGACAAATGCACTGTCACGCTCAGCATGAAGCAGAACCAACACCGCAATAACTCGATTCTTCAAATAAGCATCCTTATCAATCTTCGAATACCTTTCTTTGGATGAATATTTCTTTGTATCTCTTGTAGTAAGGTTTAACCGACGTCTAAGACTCTGAAGCTTGAAGTTCAAGGTAGAGTGATACTTTTGAAAATCCAAGACCGTTTCAAGCAACCTATCTATTCTACGCCCATAAGTGGCATCCAAAGGGGAGAATGGCATGGCAATTGACCGGAATAGAGCTTAACTTATCGTCATTCGTAGCAGAAATACCAGGGCAAAGCGTCATacattaaaaaattttcgTTAAAAGTAAGAAGATACGATCACGTGATACTTTTAGAATATTAAAGTATAGCAATATAACCTCAAAGGCATGGTTTGGACCCTTGCTGCTTCGCCGGGGTATTGGATCTAATATATCAGGCTTAGAACTGAGGAATTTGGACTGATTGAGCTTCTTTATGTTGTGTAGAAATGATTTTTCATTTATAGAATTTAACTTTTATTGGCGTGAATTCGCATTATCTGGCATTTAATTAACAACATTCTGAGTATTAAATTCAATAGATCCCCATTTAAGAAGCCATCTTAGGTTATCAAATGCCTAAATCAAGTCTTAAGTTGCTGATTGCAATACTTGGTATTTATGCAACTTTTTTAACGTGGGGATTGACTCAAGAACCGCTAAATACCAAAATATGGCAAAATTCGGGCGCCAGGTTTGAACACCCGTGTTTTATTGCCCTTGTTCAGGCCCTATTTGCGATGGTGATGGGTGGTGCTTATTTAGCCGCTAAGAAAACGGATTATGGCCCCATTGAGCTTATTCGTGATCAGTTTCAGTACTTGTTAGGTATTTCGTTAACGCAGTCGCTGTCGGCCCCAATAGCGAGCCATTCACTTCACTATGTGGATTATATGTCATACATGCTGGCAAAAAGCTGCAAACTGATTCCAATTATGATGGTGCACCTGGTCGTGTACAGGACTAGTATTCCGCGGAAAAAGAAGATCGTGACAGCGCTAGTGAGCGGTGGAATGTCGCTTTTCAGTCTAGGTAGTCACCCTTCTGCAGAAGAGCTTCCTCCATCAAATAGTTCATTATATGGATTACTTACTTTGGGGCTGAGTTTGTTCCTAGACGGTATTACAAATGCTACCCAGGATAAGCTCCTGAAGAAGCCCTCTCAGAAACGCATCACAGGCGCGCATCTGATGTTTGCACTGAATTTGTTTGTGGTTGTAAGTTACTTGCTATACCTGGTGCTATGGGATCGTAATCAATGGCAAAGGGCTACTAAACAGATACAAATGGATCCTAAAATCCTGCACTATTTATTGTTATACGCAGTATGTGGTGCTGTCGGCCAGTGCTTTATATTTTACACGTTAGAGCACTACAGCTCCCTTGTTCTCACTATGGTTACAGTTACACGTAAGATGATGTCTATGCTGTTGAGTATTGTTGTCTATGGTCACAATGTCAACTACATACAATGGATCGGAATGCTAATAGTATTTGGAGGGATTATCTGGGAGGCTGCTCTGAAATGGATAGGTTCTTCTGAACCAGTTAAAGAGAAAGTGCCAGTGCAGAAACAGAAGCAAAAGCAGAaacagaagcagaagcaAAGTTAGATATATCATTTACATAGTGCATAGGTATGCCCACTCTTTCCTGTAGGTTAGGAAGCATATCTGCTTTTAGGATAGCAATCGATATAGGCTAAATTCTCAAAAGCAAAGTATCGCAATTAGCCCAAGTAACAAAACGCATTGATATTACTAGGATTCCATACCTTAAAACCGTCTGTCTTTTGCTGTTTGTTCATCTAGTCTGTCAGAAACTATTTAAGGACAACTTTAATGTTTTTAAACTACAACAACTCAGCAACCGCGAAACCATTACAAACTACAAAGATCTAGCCATTAAAAATGAACTGGAGGTCATACATACCCTCAGGGCCCAAGCCTGGCGCACTAACCGCCGGTCTGTGCATATTTatgtttattttatatgCATTGAATTGGATATTACCTATTAATGACGCAATCGTATTGGAAGTAGACGCATTGAAAGGCATTAAGCTTAATAGACTTACATTATACCCCCTAGCTCACATGTCCTTTTTGCATCTCTTCTTTAACTGTATATCGATATTTGGCCCATTGAGTCTATTTGAAGCTTCCCACGGTACGGTGTTTACAGGAGTGATGCTTAACCTGTTGGCCCTTTTTACCGCTATAATCTATTGCCTGGTCGGTATGTTGCTATTCCCCAACTCTAGAGTCGGAGGAGCTAGTGGTTGGTGTTTTACGTTATTTGGATACTATGCTGTGAAAGAATCTCGTTTCCGCCCTCATTACCAGATCACTGCTAACTATAAATTCCCTACGCTGTATTCTCCCGTTGTTGTCCTCATGGTCGTTTTTGTCCTGTTCCCGGGAAGCAGTTTCTGGGGCCACTTCATCGGCCTTGGACTAGGCTACTTGCTGGGCTTCAAAGAGAATTGGTTTGCTGTGCTAGTCCCACCCACCTCCATTATTTCCAAGATAGAACACTGGCTCGATCGGTGGATCGGTATGATCCCGCCAATCGTTACCTACTATAGGGAGGCCAGTGTCGACCGCTCAATGGAATACACTTCTATATATCAAGATGATCAGTTGCCATTATACAATAATGACAACTACCGTGGGCAGGGTAGAGTTCTCGGTTCATGATGCCACCTTATTATATAATTTTTATACTGGTTTAATTACAAGTCATGGTTGCTCTAGGCTAATAATATAATTACAGGTTCTTTTCCCTTAGAAGATGCTTTCTCAAGATATTCTTCTTGGTATGTTTCTTCATTTCAGCCGCGTTCTCTATGCCTTTAGATGCAAGATATTCATCCGCACGTGCTTCGTCGGCCATTAGTCCTTGAAGTTCATTAGCGACAGCTTCAATTGAACTCCGCTGGCGAGTTAAATCTTCTTCCAAAGACTTCAGGTCTAGCTGTAAAATGCTCTTTAGACTTTCTGGAGTGAATTCCTGGATTCCGTAGCGCTCACGGATCTCGCGAACTTCTTCGCTATCGATTTTATTCTCTGCATGCGCTTGTTGTAACTTTACAAGGTCGTTAAGTAAAATGCTATCATTTTTTTGTTTCGTAACCCTTCTATTAATAAATTCTTCAGCTTTTACTCTCTCTTCCTGAGCAACGATCTTCTTCGACTGTGCCTCGAACATTGCAAATTGCTGACCTTTGTTTCTCAAGATTTCTGCAACTGAAAAGCTCTTACGCTTAGAAATTGGTCTTGTTGATTCTATACGGACCAAGTCACCCTCTCTTGAAACTTCTCCCTCATCATGCACTAGAAAGTCTTTCCGATGGAACATCTCTTTGTTAATCTTCTTATTGTACACTTTCCTCTCCACGCGCACCTTAACAGTCTTCTGCATTTTACCCTGGCTGATAACCATCCCCACAAAGTTAGTACGAGCCATGATGCCGCCTTTTTAAACTGTTTTTACTGAATACCTGCCCTCTTGACATACAGCTTCAACTGAATAAGTTCTACTAGACTGAAATCTGGTGAAAATTTTTGACTCGCTCACGTGACACATCAGATGACTACATCACGTGACATACAGGTGACAAAGAATCGTTATATTTGCTGCAGTACACTTGTTCAGTCCAGGACAGGTTGTTTAGACGGGACTTTAGGACTTTTGCTTGCTCAGGAATCCGGTGCATGGTTAAGACTCGTTGATACTATATCTTGTTTTGAATTGCTGCTAAGGTGTTTTTTAAGATTTGAGCAATAATTAAAGGATCAACAGACCAAACACATTCAAAGGTTTCTCACAGGGACTTGGAAGCAGTTTACGTAGCAATCTATGGATTATAGAACTGGTAAGAGGAGCTCTATGTCAATAGGGCGTTTACAACGGCCATTGGATCAGCTGCAGAGTGCAGGGGGGACAGGAATATACCAGCGACCTGCTCCCGCCTCATTATACAATTCTCGGCCGGGGATAGATCAACCTGTACAGCAGATGGTATGTTGTTACCAGCACAGTTCACCACTTTTTGCAGTTGATTGGAGTGTGGGAGATAAGGTAGCACTTGGCACTTATAAGGAGGATTCTTTTAATAAGTTGTGCATTGTGGAGCCGACCCCTGATCTTGTGTATTGGAAAAATACTCAGCATGCTAATCTTCTCTATCCGATATCAAAACTACAGTGGATGCCTACCAGCACGACACGGCTTGCTACATGTTCAGATTCCTTGAGAGTATGGTCCGTGGATGAGGAATTGCAAGAGCGCGTTAATTTATCCTTATCTAAATACGGAAATGATGCAGGTGACGCAGCAGACAGTCATACTCTAGGTCAGCTCCCTCCTGTCACGTCTTTTGACTGGAATTCAGTAGACACGAATATTATTCTTTCCTGCTCCGTGGATACTACATGCACTATATGGGATTTACAAGCATCAAATTACGTCAAGACTCAGTTAATTGCGCATGACTCTGACGTATATGATGCAAAGTTTCTCACTCAATCAAACAATCTATTTGCGAGCTGCGGTGGTGATGGCTCGGTGAGAGTGTTTGACTTAAGGTGCTTGGCTCACAGTACAATTATCTATGAGCCACAGCGGCAAACAAATTCCAATTCGCCGTCGGAGATTCAAATCTCAAATTCATCCCAAGATGGCCAGGAACAAAGGAAAGCAGAAGAATCTCATGTATCAGGACTAGAAAATAACGCATTATTAAGGCTAGAACCCTCGCCCTTTGAGGCAAATCTCCTTGCAACGATTAGACAAGACTCTAATGCAGTAATCATATTGGATATGAGATATCCAGGCTCACCAATCCTGACCCTTACTGGTCATGTTGGTGCGGTTAACCAGATAAAATGGCATCCTTCGAAGCCGCATGTGCTTATATCATGTGGAGATGATTGTCAGGTTTTATATTGGGATCTTTTAGAATTACTAAGTGACAATGCATTAACAAGTGGAACTCCACAGCAGAGGTGGTCTTCTTCAGGCACTGTTCATTCGGTAGATGTACCGCAAATGTCATTTACAGCACAACATGAAGTAAATAACCTAACATGGAGGCCCAAAGGTGATTGGATTGGATATGTTGCGGGGAAACGATTCCGAAATCTTAAGACATAGGTTTATTTCTATGGGACAATATTCCTGGGCAGTTGGTTTTAATGCCTGAAGCTAATGTGGCATTGACGGGCCTGTCAACTATTTACAGCACATATTTGTTCATATCCAGGCAGCTTAGTAAACAATACGGTTGTGCCATGAAATAACAATATCAGGAAATATTTTGAATACCTAAAAATTAACCTCTGCACTGTCAGAAATATTCGACCGTTGCTCATAACTGATATTGCATACAAGGATTCGACCTGTGAATGAATATGAAGAAGCACTTTATTGCTATTGTAACCAAATCACATATGGCGAAATGGTCTGCTGTGATGGAGAAAACTGTCAGCTAGAGTGGTTCCACCAACCCTGCATTAACCTAAAGATACTACTTAAAGAAAATGGTACTGTGATGATTGCTAGAGGTAACTATCGGAAGTCCTCTGGCGGTCAGCGCTACTTCAGGCCTCGCTGCTACCTATGCAAATGCGGGTAGCGGCAACGGTGCTATTCTTGCCTCTACTGTTGATGGTAGTGCTTcggctgctgctgttgcaTTTGCTCCCGGCGCAAGCGCCAATCGCGCGAATACTACACCACTTTAATCATTATAAAACGTTTTAATCTTAATGCTAAACATCAAACAGTGTAGACTCATAGGTCTTTTAGTTGTAACGCGCTAGGCGTGAAAACAACACAGTTATGTTAATTTAACATGTATATACTCATTTATAGCATCGCGTGTTAATATCAATGACAGCTTATCACCTTAGTGTCCTTGCTTATGCGTAATATTAAATTAATTCGTTATATAATACATGAAGCATGCAATAAATGTCGTTTACATAGGCCATAAAGGGTATTAGTTATCAGAATGTCTTCGAAATCGTGCTTTTCCAATACTAATACATGTATCCTTGAATGTGAATCCAAACATGACGGCCACGGACTAAATTGACACCATTACAACGATCGTATCAGAGCTATTGTGAGTAGGTGGTCAAGTTCATTAGTGTTTTTTATATCCGCCTCTAAAGTGTTTTCTATATCTCCGACCATTAGAAGGTTTAGTAGGCCTGGGGCGCTTTTTAATAGCCGCAGTAGAAGCTTTTGACTGAGATGGTTCCATTGTTTGCCTAATTTGTGAAATGACTTCAAAGTCCCTTGattcctcttcttcattagGAACAAAATACCCACTGACAGAAGGAATAGACGCATTGTAAGTTGAGACAGTGGATAAAACTTGGTTTCTTTCTTGCCTCAATTTTAGAAGCAAGTTTCTAAAGTATTTGAATTTATTCTTCATTTGCGCACCAACTAATATGGCAAAATCATGTTCACTATTTGGAACATTTACTGCCAGCTTCCTTAGCATTTGAGCAGGTAGAAACGCGTCTGCGTTTTCAAATCCATAATCTTTAGCCTTACGCGCCACCATAGCCTGCAGTCTGTACATACATTGAGAGATATGTTTTTTGACTTCAGGTGAATTAGTACTTGACCACACATTCAAATTTGATTCATTAATGTTACTCGATTTGTTGTCATAGAGAAAAGTACTGAGATTTTTATTTGACGGAAGTGCACTATCATTGGTGCCAGTGTTGCTTGAATCCTTGGCAGTAAGGCGATCAGTCGCGGTTGCTGGTCTTGATGTTGCGGAAGAAGAAACAGCGAATTGCATTTTAACTTCCAGTTTGCCATTCAACAACTGAGTGGCCTTAGGACCTAATTTGACATAATTTGAAGCAAATCCCCTTCCGTTAAGAACCGAGTACTCCTGTAATATTTGT
It encodes:
- the MRPS17 gene encoding mitochondrial 37S ribosomal protein uS17m (Syntenic homolog of Ashbya gossypii AFL156W; Syntenic homolog of Saccharomyces cerevisiae YMR188C (MRPS17)), with protein sequence MARTNFVGMVISQGKMQKTVKVRVERKVYNKKINKEMFHRKDFLVHDEGEVSREGDLVRIESTRPISKRKSFSVAEILRNKGQQFAMFEAQSKKIVAQEERVKAEEFINRRVTKQKNDSILLNDLVKLQQAHAENKIDSEEVREIRERYGIQEFTPESLKSILQLDLKSLEEDLTRQRSSIEAVANELQGLMADEARADEYLASKGIENAAEMKKHTKKNILRKHLLREKNL
- the HUT1 gene encoding UDP-galactose transporter HUT1 (Syntenic homolog of Ashbya gossypii AFL154C; Syntenic homolog of Saccharomyces cerevisiae YPL244C (HUT1)) produces the protein MPKSSLKLLIAILGIYATFLTWGLTQEPLNTKIWQNSGARFEHPCFIALVQALFAMVMGGAYLAAKKTDYGPIELIRDQFQYLLGISLTQSLSAPIASHSLHYVDYMSYMLAKSCKLIPIMMVHLVVYRTSIPRKKKIVTALVSGGMSLFSLGSHPSAEELPPSNSSLYGLLTLGLSLFLDGITNATQDKLLKKPSQKRITGAHLMFALNLFVVVSYLLYLVLWDRNQWQRATKQIQMDPKILHYLLLYAVCGAVGQCFIFYTLEHYSSLVLTMVTVTRKMMSMLLSIVVYGHNVNYIQWIGMLIVFGGIIWEAALKWIGSSEPVKEKVPVQKQKQKQKQKQKQS
- a CDS encoding uncharacterized protein (Syntenic homolog of Ashbya gossypii AFL152W; Syntenic homolog of Saccharomyces cerevisiae YMR187C); this encodes MTLHLRRNYRCWICLEETRCLFSLPSWIRHDCGCDLQVHSKCLIRWLFVKNERIWIDYGSSDYYKVDSINELRRRICYVVDNHRDFQEDIDLAEAVETVPAIGQACAVIFGVAEMVIRVMFRIPYHDAASENDLWRGLPVELVSCPQCKKFIKNRRFTWNNGSYALRFYKIYRIFSKYVATGFVFWLLYSNPWKQLLKIGLWTLRQVFPESVLQLILEIPNTAALDVYTSSMPAIQNIPSKISFLIFGFPIYLAGLICGPVAFAAIKYAYPWTLAVQCSKSPILLKMITFQYLASTLLSKFPTLIWCRTYQQSKRIRPYFQQNKETAESLYERKGIIKVTWISCIVDFAVVLHCAKYLSSRVLRHMPFLDRAILKLEPYATPDECLCIQNVCSLIIVTACRKLLNFYLERKRLDELKELQEMVYDELDEN
- a CDS encoding HER140Cp (Syntenic homolog of Ashbya gossypii AFL151W; Syntenic homolog of Ashbya gossypii NOHBY611; No homolog in Saccharomyces cerevisiae; Syntenic homolog of Saccharomyces kluyveri SAKL0A03146g), which codes for MIDVYFDKPSTIPCKKDLLSEQDHPTNSTPEDCDVSNDPVETTNFVKNAWTYLDFIDSYFSRIESGYPTIALLMRIVRAGAIITRQLLCADAAFGSLLGISDFITPTHEKLLFWFGFPLYLASGTLRDPIGDAHRLLFALEIVCGRGLQKYGTLTPILLLSLPYFYRSIWVNNNAHYDILAGNGDAGDLTTPINDSLIWPILGKFLNQHVLSRLPYYSNLLDSCTRTPEEALWFGNIFGCFLLLILKDSLMWMIMRSDRIRGHIGM
- the SRP68 gene encoding signal recognition particle subunit SRP68 (Syntenic homolog of Ashbya gossypii AFL153W; Syntenic homolog of Saccharomyces cerevisiae YPL243W (SRP68)); protein product: MPFSPLDATYGRRIDRLLETVLDFQKYHSTLNFKLQSLRRRLNLTTRDTKKYSSKERYSKIDKDAYLKNRVIAVLVLLHAERDSAFVEMLKLRARQRGKLKKSEKRLLTTRLKKAVSTCSKLLELTEDDDDWEIRAELQIYAKLAMVEYLLSGKHAKRKDSETISRELAVVFLAIKHLEAKRFVSSEIADYVVSRYQYALQQHSQSFSAADVRNFSVQQGANNKNDPLMQLLFANGYELHSGDVQLDDTALPDSVHWLSYSCHIGNPKVAQLFHDVQNMEMAGLSAYDQKLLKWDQVIAAQKEYMDEEDNEMQEQDGQILLTYFKYSKYFTVIQRDNILFQQLWKQWLQSGKSNQITKYKQLERIVGSCTSYLLEVMELPGVYSDDKIMAQLELAIAFYKEHLVGGCLAPLYESRGKYLEALALYNNSLKKLNAAKDALHDEDFTLPGLNLAEKTQSFIQQLQDKCQNVYALAEYSKATQHPASKFTPSLLEKLSANLAITYKDIDLDNLFPLNPQIKPVCAKPSVLDLAFNYIDEADLDVPSQPETDLRVSDEPSSKKKSIFGLLGRWI
- the RBD2 gene encoding putative rhomboid protease RBD2 (Syntenic homolog of Ashbya gossypii AFL155C; Syntenic homolog of Saccharomyces cerevisiae YPL246C (RBD2)) — encoded protein: MNWRSYIPSGPKPGALTAGLCIFMFILYALNWILPINDAIVLEVDALKGIKLNRLTLYPLAHMSFLHLFFNCISIFGPLSLFEASHGTVFTGVMLNLLALFTAIIYCLVGMLLFPNSRVGGASGWCFTLFGYYAVKESRFRPHYQITANYKFPTLYSPVVVLMVVFVLFPGSSFWGHFIGLGLGYLLGFKENWFAVLVPPTSIISKIEHWLDRWIGMIPPIVTYYREASVDRSMEYTSIYQDDQLPLYNNDNYRGQGRVLGS